gaatcatctaagctaatactagaaattggagcacttacagtggttttgggtccttcagaaacggatacggatccgtggcttcgttcggactcggtgtctgattcgctctcggtttctgaatcggactcgaactcggactcggtttcaacaacatgtgctagcactggtagagcgagaaggctcgcttgctcttcttcgtccgattcggattcgtttgatgactcggaccatgttgtcttcagtgctttcttcgtcttgcttgttcctgcaaataacgcaacaccttcctcggctggaatagtattagtctgctcaaataatttgtttgttaaaacatgcttacctattttcttATCAGGAATACCTTTGTGTAGCTCAATCAGactctcccacagctccttggcgcttgagaatgggccggcgtgATTCAGCTCTttattcgttaagccgcattgaagtgtatacgttgcttttgcgtttgcttctacctttttgataaggttcgcgtcccaatTCTCGTACGATAGTGGCTTGCTAGCgccgtcagttggcagttgaagcccggttttgacgatcatccagacttcaaagtgagtctggagatacgcctccatccgacccttccagtatccAAAATCATCTccagagaagagcggtgggcgagcagtgttgtagccttcttgatgggccattttagaaagacaacctcgcaaaataaacacaatgaagctcattccaagacttagtcttggattagtagtgcgggagagaaataaaaatagtaattcaggaattttgaaaaataaaaaaaaatgttattaaaaaaaaattaccataaatttttgaaaacgcgatatttcactaattccaaccaatggtgaaaagatgaaaattaattttttgaaaacagttttggagggaaaaaatgaaagaggGGGCTCTGATTGGTGGTttcaaacgatatctaattttgttttcaaaaagtAACCCCCTGCTTTGATTGGTGGTTTGACCAATTCAGagtggtctggctctgataccaattgttggatcgagacgcgctagagggagggtgaatagcgctcatgactatttcgttcgattcgaatTCGTAAAGCGTTCgagagtaatgcagcggaaataataataaaaacaaacacagagaaagacccaagtgtttttacttggttcggagccttggatgacttctactccaaggccctcgctcgttgagcgattactgtgggcaattcactatcaaatcacaaattcagtACAAGAAGAGATTACAATTGAAAGTACTAACAgtaacttataccgacaacactaAGAGGAAAACTTGTAGCTTTGAGTTGTCGGAAACTCGTCGTAGCTTCGCCGGGTCATTTTTGAGTAGCACTTTGATGAATAACAACTTTAGAATTGATGATCTGATTGCTGCCacgaacccctcttttatacagtgctggaggcgcctccgaagccatccaaggcgcctccaacgatcCGATTCAGCCGCATAGATCAGCGCAGACTCCTTCTACACTTatcctgcttaaggcgccttcatgactgtccaaggcgccttcaagcccagctccaaggcgcctccacattcaagcaaggcgccttcagctcctCTTCGCGGACTCCttctggcttgcacccgaggtgcctccaagctccatagagacgcctcggacactgttcattcgagcctaacttgtgtttttggtacctgcaaaatGTGTCAGTCCCAAAATACCTGCAACATAGAGTTAgtacataataataatatagatgtaagtttgacagtcatcggactgtccgggtctgacttcgaatttccgatcggaaaccctaggtcgacccgacccctactgttccctctgcggggaacgcgtcctcacctactccactcaggagatttacctgttgccagcgcgatcctccaaatcgactggacttttgctcagcgttcgaagcttccggattttctgttggacttccgcttcccggctaatcCAGTCTTTTATCTGGTTCgcgacatcaggactttccacctagggttacccccctaggacttttgcctgaagctttcgacccgccaaaactttccgcatagggttaccaccccctatgacctagggttaccaccccctagggttttccacctgcctaaccgcagctaggattttttcctaagtaccacttaggactttcctgcaagctccatgaatcttgttagatcacaagatgacttaactttgaaccctttgccattatcaaaatttgggttcgatcgtctgatgtttcctgcaccaacaatcttgtCGTCGCTTATCATTGGTTCGATCAACCAATCCTgaggttcggtcaatcgatctcCTGGTCAAACCCGATCCACTCGCTGGAACTTTGATCTTGTTGTTTggaggtttggtcgatcgatccagacgttcAGTGGATCGATCTCGGTCGATTCTAACCCTGCATAAAGTGTTAGTattctgcaaaatagagttaacacatagcagataatatgtaaataaatagtTTTGACAGCCTTCGAATTGTCCGATTTTGACTTAAGATTTCCTTAGGAAACTTTAGGTCGaactgacgtctactgttccctctcaagagagtttacctgttgccagatcggtccttcagatcgactggactttccacctagggttatcaccccctaggacctaggatttccacccctaagattttccatagcctagggttaccacctcctaggatccAAGGTTACCAAcctctaggattttccacttgctAGAATCCACTAGGAAATGTGATCAAGTTTCTAATTCACTCCGTTCATCATCTGTTCTAACAGAGGAAGCATGCTCATCCTCAGTGTAGTCTCATTCGCAGCAGCCCTGCTCTCGAGAAGAGTCTGCGAACTGAACCAAACTCATATTTCTCATGCACTGAAACAAGCATTCCAATCTCAGACTCGGAATCCTTGAGTGGAACAACATGATCCACAGCGCTGGAAGCTTCATCGGCTTTGAAACTCCGTTCTCGCGCTTCGCGAGTCCGTTCATCGCTTTCTGCTTCTTGGGTATTGTGGACTACCTCACCAGTGAGAGTCATCGTCGCTCCTGAAGCTTTTCTCTCGAGCCTCATGTGAGTGCACTTCATGTTCTTGGTCATCCACTTTCTGAGCAATCTGTTACTTTTGCTCAGAAGGTTCAGCTTCCCTCACCTTTGATCTCCTTAATTTCTCCATGCTCAGCCTCTTCTTTCCCTGCGAAAGGGAAAAGGCCCTTCCTGCCAAGGCTTGTGAGCACAGACTGCCTCGCAATAATAATAAGCTTGACCTCATAGGCCTTTCTGTGATCATGGGAGTACTTCATTTGGTAGATCAGCCAAATGCCAACAACATAACCTGCTGCCTCAGCATGTTGATCCTCTTTTCGTCCTCTTGGGACGATGTGATAGTTAAGACATGGGGcgttgtcacatgaggtcttggggtcaaaATTCAGGGTGACCGATCATGACCTCCCTCATGTCTTGGCTATTTACACTAATGGCTAATAGTTATCCGTGATTTAACTCCTCTGTGTTGACCTAGGGACCGGGTTAACGGGGGCGCTAGGGACGAGCAAATCGCCTTTTGTCACATGTTGATCCTCTTCCCTCATGACTTTCCCTTTGGCTCTCCAGTTTACTTCCACACTCTTCCTCAAGAACATGCTGATGAAGAAGAGGAGGAATGAGCCAGGCAAAGAAAGCAGAaaccaagaagagaagaagcagcGCGGAGGCAAAGTCGCAACCTACAGAGATGATGTTAATGAAGGAAGCTGCCGTGGTGAAAGCTGCATTCATTCAAAGAGAGTCACACCATTGCTTTTCCTTCCTAAGCATATGTTTGGAGTTTAACGGAAGGGGAGacaagaaataaggaaaatattgGAGGAAATTCCTAACACAATGGCCACTGTGCTTAACTTTGGAAAGCCGAGAAGCTAAGCCGTCCATTTTACAACGTCAATGGCGGGCGCTGCTGTCTGTCGGCAATAAGCTCGCAACTCGTAAGTCACTACTCGCTAACAAATAACAACAATATATGCTATggcaataatatttttattatttttttaacagttaattatgttttaattgaattttccttttgaaaattttactctGTCATTATTTCTTTAATTCAAGCCAAACAGGTAGCCTCCATCCGCTGCTCCCCGCTTGATTCCCAAGAACTCACTCTCTGAAGCTCCACCATCTCGCGCCGCGACTCCTGCCGACCACCCTCGCCGCCGCTCGCTCTGCAGAAGTCAACAATGTCGTGCCCCACATGTCGCACATAACCGCCTCCTGCGTAGAACGATGGATTACCAGCGAGACAGGCTGCCACTGGTTACTGGTAGGTAGAAGTTGCGGTACCGTGGCACGATCCGCTGGGTCTTGAGCAGGGCCCTTCCTCCTTCGTTACCGCGTTGAGACCGCAGTGTCATGCGCTCGCTCGCTTCCCCCGGCGATCTCTCGGAGGAGGGCGTCAGTGGGGAGGCCGACGAGGAGGTGGAACTGCTGCGGGAAGGTGAAGCGCCAGTTGGGGAAGCCAGATCCAATAGGGAGGCCCTCGAAGAGTTGGAGCGGGAAGGTGAAGGCATAGGCGCCTAGGCGGGCTAGCGTCGAACTCTGCTTTGGACAGCCCAGGGGCAACCGTGGCGAAGAATGAAGAGTTGGACGTAGGGTGCAAAGGAGAAGCACGCAAGGCTGAGGGAGTGTGGCCGGTTCATAGATGGTGGTTCGACGAATATGAATGATGCTCTTCACAGAAGCTGTCAAATTAGAGGAGAGGTATGTCTTTAAATATTACTTATTTAAATATTACTTATTTTTATAactgaattttattaaaaaattttatatcaaAATATGATTTGTTTTTATAATTGTGTAATAGTACCATTTAATATTGTAGCAGTAAAAATACCACTTCTTACCacggaagaaaaaaataataaaactgaaaatgtaaaaaaaataataataccggAGCACAGTATGAATTCTAAATGTAAAAATACCACTTACTTACCCGATAAGGAATATGAAAAATACAGCAACATCATTTTGAAAATGTAAAAAACAGCAGAGTAAAAACCAGAGTTATAATCTGGTATCAGTTCTACGAGTCTGACTTATTCACTTTGAAGAAAGAGCATAGCGAAATTAAGGTACTAATGAAAAAAATGACACCTGTCGCCCCAAATGAACAGAATCCTTCGGAATGGAATTGCATGCAGGGTTTGGTCCGGTACAAAGGATGACGAATAATGGGATGTAGTTCACGCGGGCCATGAGCGAAATTGCAATCGCTTCCAAAGCGGCATTGCTTCTTCTTCTCAAAATGAATGCATAGTTGAGTTTTCTTAGAACCCTGCGGATAGGCGATCAGTCCACTGCTTTCCCCGGGTTGGGCTCTGCTACTGCTTTCTCCGAGTTGGGCTCTGCTACTGCTTCCCCTTGGTTGGGGATTAGTTTGATTTTCCCTAGATGTCTCAGATATACTCGGCGTCGTATCCATCATTTTGAGTTGTTCTAGATGTTCTAGATGAATATTCAAGTCTAAAATTATCTGGTCTAGTTCTGTTACCCTATCCAAACAGGCTCGGTATgaactcattaattcatcgaATGCAGAAGAAGGGTCCGGATGATTAACCGGTGAAACAGAGAAACAACAGCGACAAATGACAAGACAAGTAACAATCAAAAGTGAAAGGGTACTCAGATCTGCTACGAAtagaaaaaagaaggaaaataaaaaaataacaatgcTGACAAGATTCATAATTTGAAATGATAGCCATCTGTAAAATGAAACAAGAAACAAGAAACAAGAAAGTTAAACAAAAAATAAGTCTAGACATACCTCCTGGAGATTGGATCGCCATCGCCggagagaagaggaagcagaTCAAGCAAGAACTCCAGATCTGAAGAAGAAGAGCTTTAGGAGGGAAACGGGAAGTCGTGTCTAGGGCATCTATTTATAGGGAGAAATAAGAATAGTCTAGAagcttaaatatttaattattataaaaaatatgatttaaagCAACCGTCTATTAAATTATCGCTTCTAATCATCACCGTctatttcaaaatatct
The genomic region above belongs to Zingiber officinale cultivar Zhangliang chromosome 11A, Zo_v1.1, whole genome shotgun sequence and contains:
- the LOC122032467 gene encoding zinc finger CCCH domain-containing protein 9-like, whose protein sequence is MAIQSPGDLSTLSLLIVTCLVICRCCFSVSPVNHPDPSSAFDELMSSYRACLDRVTELDQIILDLNIHLEHLEQLKMMDTTPSISETSRENQTNPQPRGSSSRAQLGESSSRAQPGESSGLIAYPQGSKKTQLCIHFEKKKQCRFGSDCNFAHGPRELHPIIRHPLYRTKPCMQFHSEGFCSFGATGVIFFISTLISLCSFFKVNKSDS